TTCCACCGACGCAATGCGCCCGGCGCGCGAATAGGCGACCGCCCAGTCGGGACGGCTGGCGAACCAGATATAACCCTTGGCCCGTATCAGTCCCGGCAACGCCAGGTCGAGAAATTCATTGAAGCGCTGCGCGTGCAGCGGGCGGCGTTCGCGCACCACGAAGCTGTCGATGCCGTACTCCTCGGTTTCCGGCATGTGGATGCCGGCCAGTTCGCGCGCCCAGCCAGCCATCTGGCTGGCCTTGTCCAGGTCGAATTTGCCGGTGCCGAGGATCTGGTGCAGCGGCACCCGGCCTTTCTCGGCCAGCACCATGGTGGCGGTGGGGTTGAGCGCCTTGATCACGGCGCGCACTGCGCCCATTTGTTCGATGGTGACCAGGTCGGTCTTGCTGACCACGATCACGTCGGCGAACTCGATCTGCTCGGACAGCAGCGCGGCCAGCGTGCGGTCGTCGCCTTCGCCGGCGCTTTGGCCGCGCTGGGCCAGGAAGTCGGCACAGTTGTAGTCGTTCAGCAGGTTGACGGCATCGACCACGGTGACCATGGTATCGATGCGTGCCACGTCGTTGAGCGACACGCCGTCTTCGTCGGCAAAATCGAAGGTGGCGGCTACCGGCATCGGCTCGCCCACGCCGGTCGATTCGATCAGCAGGTAGTCGAAGCGGTTTTCGGCAGCCAGCTTGCGCACTTCGAGCAGCAGGTCTTCGCGCAGCGTGCAGCAGATGCAGCCGTTGCTCATCTCGACCATTTTCTCCTCGGTGCGCGACAGGGCGGCGCCGGCGTTTTCGGTACCGTGGCGCAACAGCGAGGCGTCGATATTCACCTCGCTCATGTCGTTGACGATGACGGCTACGCGCAAGCCTTCGCGGTTGGCCAACACGTGGTTGAGCAGGGTGGTTTTGCCGGCGCCGAGAAAGCCGGAAAGCACGGTGACGGGCAGGCGCAAATCGGCCAGGGATGGGACGGTGGTGGTCATGGATGGCTCGCTGAAAAGGCGCGGTCGCGCGCACGGAAACAAGGACGGACAAAAGCCGTCAAATGCAATTGAGTTGCATCATAAGTCCGTTTCAATGCTAATGCAAGTTTATTGCATTAGGCCTTGCGAGTTTTTATGGCTTCGATTTTGCGCAGTGCGGGCAGGTGCCCTTGATCAGAAAATCCATTTCCTGGCTCTGGAAGCCGCTGGGCAGCTTGATCGTGCGCGGCAGCGGTACGTCGGTGAAGCAGGTGACTTCCTCGCAGCGGGTGCACTGGAAGTGGGCGTGCTCGTGCGAATGGTGGCCGGCCCCGGCACGGAAACGCCACACCTGGTCGGCGCCCGCAATGCGGTGCACCAGTTCGTTTTCGGTCAGCCATTCGAGCACCCGGTACAGCGTGACCGAGTCGAGCGCTTCGTCCGACAGCAAGGCCTGGATATCGTGGTGGGTCAGCGACTTTTCCTGCCCCATCAAAAAGTCGAGCACGGTCACGCGCTGGCGCGTGACGCGGGCACCGGTGGCGCGGATCAGTGCTTCTGCCTGGTCTGAAGAGGATGTTTGCATAGCCAGCATCTTAACATGGCCTTCAGGGAGACCGGGAAGATCGCCATGTTGCGAATGAGAAGTGTTATCATTGTCACTTTCATGATACTTCTTTCATTGCCATGCCTCTTATCCGCCTGCGCGCTGCGCCACCGTTCCCGTTGACTTCCATGGCTGCAGCGTTGGCGCTGCTGGCCGCGCCCCTGGCCCACGGACAGGAACAGGCCCAGGCAGGATCAGCGGCGCCGATGGAATCGATCCAGGTCACCGGCAGCTGGCTCGGGTCCGGCCTGCAAAACAGCGTCAAGAACTTTCCCGGCGCGCGCACGGTGGTGAACAAGGAAGACATCGAGGATTCGGGCGCGCTCGACATCGGCGACGTGCTGCGCCGGGTGCCGGGCGTGCAGGCCACCGACAACTCGGGCACGGCCGGCAGCGCCATCTCGCTCAATATCGGCGTGCGCGGCCTGACCGGGCGTTATTCGCCGCGTTCCACCATCCTGCTCGACGGCATACCGCTGGCCGTGGCCCCATACGGCCAGCCGCAATTGTCGTTTGCCCCGGTGAGCTTGAACAATATCGAATCGATCGACGTGGTGCGCGGCGGCGGCGCGGTGCGCTACGGTCCGCAAAACGTGGGCGGCATCATCAATTTCCGCAGCCGGGCGATCCCGGAAGGCGCCATCAAGGGCGACGTCTCGGTGCGCTACAACGACTACCGCGACGCGGGCCACAACACCCAGTACAGCGCCTTCCTGGGCGGCACGCTCGACTCCGGCATGGGCCTGGCGCTGATGTACTCGGGCATGGACGGCGGCGGCTGGCGCACCAGCAGTAACGACAAACTCAACGACGTCGCGTTGAAATTGCGCTATCCGCTCAATGGCCACAGCGAGGTGTACGGCAAGCTCACGTACTTCGACGTCAATTCGCGCACCCCGGGCGGGCTGACGGTGGCGCAGTACGCGGCAGACCCGTTCCAGAACACCCGGCCCACCGATTTCTGGAGCGGAGAGCGCAAGGGCGGCGACATCGGCTACCTCAACACCATCTCGGCCACCCAGGAATTCGAAGTGAAGGCCTATTACAACGAGAGCTTCCGCCAGAGCGCGCTGATCAACGCCGCGCGCACCCAGGTGACCTGGCAGCCGCGCAATTACCAGGTGCTGGGCATCGAGCCGCGCTACACCCAGCGCTTTGCCGCCGCCGGCCTCACGCACGATGTCACGGCCGGCTACCGCTTCCTGCGTGAGCGCGGTGATGACAACAACTACGCCGTGACCGTGGCCACCGGCGTGCGCGGCGCCACCACCAGGTTCGACAACGCGACCGACGCCCACTCGGTGTATATCGACGACCGCATCGCACTGGGCGCCTGGCGCATCACGCCGGGCGTGCGGTATGAACGCATCCGCTCCGATCGCCGCGACAGCGGCAGCGCTGCCGCTTTTGCGTCGGACAACAACAAGGCGCTGCCATCGCTGAACGTGGCCTACCTGGTCAACCCGGCGCTGACCGTGTTTGCCAACTACACTACGTCGTTCGGCGCCGTGCAAAACACCCAGCTCAATTCGCAAAGCGCCACCAACCCGCTCAACCCGGAAGTGGCCAAGACCTTCGAGGCCGGTGCGCGCTGGAAGGACCGCGCCGTCAGCACCGAGTTCACCGCCTTCAAGCTCAAGTTCGACAACCAGATCCTGCAGGTGCCGGGCACCGTGCCTGCCACGTTCCAGAACATCGGCGCCACCAACCACGAAGGCATCGAGACTGCGTTCGATTACAGTTTTGCCGACGCCAGCGCGCTGGCCGGCCTGAACCTCTACGCCAATTACACCTATACCAGGGCGATCCAGGAATCGGGCGCCACGGCCGGCCTGGACGTGCCGTTCTACTCGCGCGGCACCGACACCGTCGGCGCGCGCTACCGGATCGATGCATGGTCGTTCAACGTCTCCGGCACCCACCAGACGCGCCAGTTCTCCGATGCCGCCAATACCGTGGCGGAAGCGGCCAGCGGCGCCGTCGGCGCCATTCCCGGCTTCCGCCTGTGGAATGCCCAAGTGGGCTGGAAACTGAAAGGACAACCAGGGTACGAGGTAATGGCCGGGGTGAACAACCTGTCGGATCGCCGCTATTACACCCGCAACGTGGATGGCAACGCGGGCCGCATGGTTGGTGCGCCACGTACCGCTTACCTGCAATTGCGCACCAGTTATTGAGTTGTTCGGTGTGCTACTACACAGTGTCTTGATGCCAACGTAGGACAAGGACCACATTTCCTCTTGCTTGGTGCCTACATTGGCCTACACGCCGGTCCTATACCGGCGGATCGGCCTGCTAGATATAGTGTCATCAACGGTGAGCGATAACCAAGTCACCAAGACCACACACCTAGAGGCAGACACCATGAACGCATACCACACCAGCTCCGCAACCACCGCCGCCAACGCCACCGCAGGCCACAGCAGCGCCGGTTCGCAGATCAGCCTGATCGGCGCCCAACAAAACGATTTGCTGCGCGCCCTGTCGCGTGACGATCTGTTGGCCCTGTTCAGCGCGCTGGAACTGGTTGCGTTACCTGCCGGCAAGCACCTGTTCGACTTCGGCGACAAGGTCGAATACACGTACTTCCCGACCAACGCCATCATCTCCCTGCAATACGTGATGGAAGACGGCGCCACCACCGAGATCGCCGTGGTCGGCCGTGAAGGCGTGGTGGGCGTGGCCCTGTACCCGACCGAGCGCGCTTCGTACTCGGCCGTCGTGGAAGCCGCCGGTTACGGCTACCGCCTGCGTACCGATGTGCTGCGCGAAGTGTTTTACGCTGGCGGCCCATTGGCCCAGCAACTGATGCGCTACACCAGCGCCATGTTCGCCCAGCTGGCGCAAAGCGTGGCCGGCAGTCGCCACACCAGCATCGAACAGAAGCTGTGCCGCTGGTTGCTGGAACGCCTGGACCGCTCGATGGGCAATGAATTGAAAGTGACGCAGGAAATGATCGCCAACATGCTGGGCGTACGCCGCGAGAGCGTGACCGGCGCGGCAGGCAAGCTGTCCGACGAAGGCCTAATCTCCTACCGCCGTGGTTGCGTTACCGTGCTCGATCGTGCGGGAATGGAAGCGCGTGCAGGCAGCTGCTACCAGGGCGGCCGCAACAAGGCGGCCGGCATGGAACAGCGTGCTGCTTGAGAAACAACAGAAAGATTAATGCAAGACGCGGGACGGCGGATTCACCAGGAAGCCGCTGAAGTCCACCCGGGGGGCAGAGCGGGTGGCCATATTGTCCAGTTTGCGCTGGACCAGTTTGTGCC
This is a stretch of genomic DNA from Duganella zoogloeoides. It encodes these proteins:
- a CDS encoding Fur family transcriptional regulator; the encoded protein is MQTSSSDQAEALIRATGARVTRQRVTVLDFLMGQEKSLTHHDIQALLSDEALDSVTLYRVLEWLTENELVHRIAGADQVWRFRAGAGHHSHEHAHFQCTRCEEVTCFTDVPLPRTIKLPSGFQSQEMDFLIKGTCPHCAKSKP
- a CDS encoding GTP-binding protein, yielding MTTTVPSLADLRLPVTVLSGFLGAGKTTLLNHVLANREGLRVAVIVNDMSEVNIDASLLRHGTENAGAALSRTEEKMVEMSNGCICCTLREDLLLEVRKLAAENRFDYLLIESTGVGEPMPVAATFDFADEDGVSLNDVARIDTMVTVVDAVNLLNDYNCADFLAQRGQSAGEGDDRTLAALLSEQIEFADVIVVSKTDLVTIEQMGAVRAVIKALNPTATMVLAEKGRVPLHQILGTGKFDLDKASQMAGWARELAGIHMPETEEYGIDSFVVRERRPLHAQRFNEFLDLALPGLIRAKGYIWFASRPDWAVAYSRAGRIASVEPVGQWWAASDRANWPPVGDADRAGIEAAWVEPFGDRQNELVFIGAGMDRPALEAAFRRCVLTDHELAAGAPTWLTYADPFPAWSHEDELEEEPA
- a CDS encoding TonB-dependent receptor family protein, producing MAAALALLAAPLAHGQEQAQAGSAAPMESIQVTGSWLGSGLQNSVKNFPGARTVVNKEDIEDSGALDIGDVLRRVPGVQATDNSGTAGSAISLNIGVRGLTGRYSPRSTILLDGIPLAVAPYGQPQLSFAPVSLNNIESIDVVRGGGAVRYGPQNVGGIINFRSRAIPEGAIKGDVSVRYNDYRDAGHNTQYSAFLGGTLDSGMGLALMYSGMDGGGWRTSSNDKLNDVALKLRYPLNGHSEVYGKLTYFDVNSRTPGGLTVAQYAADPFQNTRPTDFWSGERKGGDIGYLNTISATQEFEVKAYYNESFRQSALINAARTQVTWQPRNYQVLGIEPRYTQRFAAAGLTHDVTAGYRFLRERGDDNNYAVTVATGVRGATTRFDNATDAHSVYIDDRIALGAWRITPGVRYERIRSDRRDSGSAAAFASDNNKALPSLNVAYLVNPALTVFANYTTSFGAVQNTQLNSQSATNPLNPEVAKTFEAGARWKDRAVSTEFTAFKLKFDNQILQVPGTVPATFQNIGATNHEGIETAFDYSFADASALAGLNLYANYTYTRAIQESGATAGLDVPFYSRGTDTVGARYRIDAWSFNVSGTHQTRQFSDAANTVAEAASGAVGAIPGFRLWNAQVGWKLKGQPGYEVMAGVNNLSDRRYYTRNVDGNAGRMVGAPRTAYLQLRTSY
- a CDS encoding Crp/Fnr family transcriptional regulator — protein: MNAYHTSSATTAANATAGHSSAGSQISLIGAQQNDLLRALSRDDLLALFSALELVALPAGKHLFDFGDKVEYTYFPTNAIISLQYVMEDGATTEIAVVGREGVVGVALYPTERASYSAVVEAAGYGYRLRTDVLREVFYAGGPLAQQLMRYTSAMFAQLAQSVAGSRHTSIEQKLCRWLLERLDRSMGNELKVTQEMIANMLGVRRESVTGAAGKLSDEGLISYRRGCVTVLDRAGMEARAGSCYQGGRNKAAGMEQRAA